The Melitaea cinxia chromosome Z, ilMelCinx1.1, whole genome shotgun sequence genomic interval gtttttttccattgtatcgaaattacaaccgtagcgtcacttaaatgtttcaaaatcaataattttattgttccatttttaataatttgacacatattcttgtattgatagccagtactttttaaaaatcaaaagagtttttaatatatgcgccatttccagattagcctcgggacttattgaacgatctagtaaaaATAGCGTtgcttcaaaaataaataaatgaagaagcgcttaaaagaaaacttaataTACTCATATTATTTAAATCGATCGAATTTTACgccatatatacatttaaaaaaactattttattaaaacgtgTGTTAAAAGTATCTCCAtgtttagatataaataaactaggTCGTGATTTAATCatcatagatttttttataaattgagcAAGTTGCTCTAAGGctatttttatgtcattttaaTACTTACGACTATAACGCAACAAATATGTAATAAgcattgatatgatatttaaaaaaaaatgtaataagcaATTTTGGATTCACTTAAAATTATACATCACTTATATGAGATAAGGTGTTACACAATCAAAATAGGTTTTATATGTGCTAatttcgtaaaatataaatattagatatttttataaaaactgaaaagaaataggcaaatttattttgtaaacttaCCTTaatatgttctttttttgtttcagagaacaatacatatttaatgttTTCGAGGTCATCGTTAGTACCTTAGAAACTAAACTGCAAAGAATTGAAAATCTTGACAAAGCAGTGGAACACCTTATGAGAAGAGTAGAAGCGTTAGACTCGAGAGTCAACGATAATATTCATAAAACCGATGCCATTATATCAAAGTTGGGAAATTTAGACTTTAAGTTGTTCAGTCAATTGACACAAAGTGAAGAAGAAAATACAACTGagaaaactaacaaaaaaacaaGCGAAAATAAACTTAGCAATGCACAAATACTTGACAAAAAGTTAGAATCGTTAGATCAAAAAGTTTCAGACATTGACTCTAAACTAGTAggattaaaaacacaaatagataataactttttacctgTCGACGATATTAATGCTGAAGCTAGTGAAAAGAAACCCATTAACCTCAATGTGATCGAAATAGCGAAGAGTCTTAACACGGaagtaattaatgaaattacCAAAGAAGTTGATCAATTGAGATCTTCAATGTCGACAGTAGACCGTAAATTACAATTCCATATAAATCTTGTATCAGAAAACCTTGGCAAAGTTCTTTACATGATGGCAGATGTTCACACAGCAATAGTTGAGCCTGAATCTGCCTCCATAAACGtcaataacatatttaaaaatcgtACTGTTACTAGTACTTCTTCCCCAGTAGCAAAACCTAGTAAAATTGATACCctggtaaataaaattatccctATGATGAGTGTTTCTGAAAAAATGGATGAAGTGTGGGACGTGGTCGTTGGTACGAAGAGTTCAGTGGATGATTTAGTGCCCAAATCAGACGAACTTCTAACGCAAACGCAGAGACAAGAACGCGCTATTGGTCAAATTCATAATGATTTACGAGTGAAAACAAAtcttattattgaaaatttggATATGGTTGAAAAACGCCTCAAGAAACAAGAAGATGATGTAGCAACATTAGCCCAAAGACCAGTGCCCGCCGAACTGTTACTGGATCCAACAATAGATAGACTAGTTGAATACGCGCCGAATAGGTATAAAGTTGATGAGCCGTCTACAGATCCAATCACTACTGTTGCATATACTACCCCTACACCGGTTACAGGAAACAACAGGTGAaatctttcaaaatatttaatttttaataagcgaATGTTACATATTATGCAAAGCGATTATTGCTATACGTTGAGCGAGCAAGCGAATTcctattttataattgaaaattgtttgtaaaatgTTGTAATAGGCATTAGGTGCagataatattttaagagtGTTAGTCTAATAGTGATGTCACATACAGTCCGAGCAGTCCGAGCAATGCAAGCGCAAGTCCAACGAGCACCACAATAACAGTAACGCCAACAAGCACTGGCAGTAGCGCAGGCCCTACCAGTCCGCGGCCGACGAGCCGTAAGGGCGGCATCATCTTTCCAAGTGTGAAGAATAAACCTATCATCGGGAATAACACATTCGCTTCCGAAATTGTTGCCAACTATAAAGACGTTAAAGTAAGTTTTTCGGAATAACAATTTGTCGATCTGAATTGTCGCTATCAAGTTTAAGCtttacaataaacataattttatgcTACGCGAAGttttacatatacatttttttgtgatttgttttaataacttaaaaccAAAATGTGACAAGTTAAAGGTTTCAAATATGAAgtgagtaaaaaaataaactgttttatacaGATTACAATAAATGCACGTTTTTAAACTACGACGTAAGTAACTGTGTTTAAACAGATACATTTCAAAATGTAGTAGGGGTTCCAGGACTAATAATAATCTTGTAAACGATAATTATCTTATGTCTTATTTCAAACCCaattgataattaataattcaaatattttcccTAAAGTACGAAAGCACCTGGATTTAATGCCTTAAcccatatttaattttgtagcGAATATAAGTTGAATGCTGTAAAGTAGTATAAAGGCAACAATAAACAGAAACATTGTAAAATGTAAGTTAAAGTTAACGCCCCGTTTCGTTTAACCGAAGTATTTCCAAAGAATTTTAATCAGTACTCAAACCACTTTAAAACATAGTAGATCTAATTATAACGATATAGCGACTACCTTTTAGGTCCCACTGTTTAGCAATAAGGAACACGACGCAACATTAAGTGCAAAGATATCCATTCACTCGACCACATCCTGCGATACGTATAAATATAACTGAAGTGTAAAGTTACATTGAAATACTTGACGACTGATCTAATTCTCTCGCTTACTGACCAATATACTGATTGTCGCatgttaattacttaaaaatttaatacatttaaataggTAAATACATGAAAAGGcaattttaattcatatttaccTTCAATAATACACAACTTTCAtgatatcatttaaataaatattgtataatatttattctctTAAATTATTTCCATTAAAATGGATATCACTGAATAAGACCAAATTTAATATACTTTACACAACTGTTTCTATAAATGTTAAAAggtaataactattatttaaggGTTTgttgtgtatattattttacgtttttaaccgacttccaaaaaaaggagaaggttctcaattcgattgtattttttttttaattattataccgcataactttttactgggtgtaccaattttgatgatttttaatttaattaaaagctgatgtttatcatgtggtcacatttaaatttcactgagatctgattacaactttttgagtaatctttgataacgcgaatttacttgactattttttcgtctacctacgttgtattacttgtcgatgtaattgaagtcggttttttttctcgtttgcgagcaaatacaattatattttatcacgtAAGAATACGGTCTCATAAAACGAGTCAGATACTAAATGTGCATACCTAATTGTATCTGTTATTCAATATCAATTCATTATTTACGCGTCATTATTGATACAAAAATGTTGAAAAGTGTacgtaatatatgtatgtaagacCAAagttatgtgtatatttatcattaaaacaaTTAGTTTTCGTATCTATTTACGTCAGTTTCACTCCATTTGACTTTACATCTAAATAATGTTAAAGATGATTTGATAAATCATATGTAACAACaatgaattttataattttaaacttagtattataaaatagactaaaaaaccatttatatatattagtttagtAAGGTTTTAGGgccatacataaaattattcaattaacaTCTCGTCCAACgcaaatatacgtatattttagATACTATACCTACAGTAGATTTAGGGTTAACGAAACGTAATACTACGAACAAGTAAACTTTttccatttattatattaattagacAAACACCCTTCAAAATATTCCTAATAAATAAGCAAACaacataaacacaaaaataattcagACATATACACCAATCACATCAACTACACAATCCATAGTGTATAAGTACGATATTCCATTTTGTACCATTTCCAATTTAAGAGACCTTGTATGATTTTGGATATCTAAATTTAGAAAATCTtgtaattaatgataataacaTATGTTATTACAGATATTGGCTATGCCAGAGCGATTTTAATACTGGTATTGAAAAAGGGACTTGAAGTTACGCTCATGGAAAGTTAATATCGTTACGTAAATCTGGTTCACGTGCACTATAATTAGAAGGTAGTGCTTTTCGCGACTTAACCAGCGTGCAAAAACAAGTCGTTCCCACCGAGTGACTATTACCAATGGTTACAGCAttacttattattgttttaactaACGCGGAACGTTCTGTTATGTTGGATTACGTCGTATGTCGCTTATTTATGATcgttattgaatattttacttCAAATGCGATATATAAAGTCTTAGTGTCTTCTACACACCATGCAATCTGACTGTGTGAATTAAGCTGCATCAGAGTCAATGCCGCATCCACGTTGCGTACTATGGAATTTAAGTCAGAAATTTAAGTCTTTTAAACCAGACACATTCGTTTTATAATTTACGAGATTGTTTTCTATAGTTTATACTTTACATTATGTAGTGTTTGTGATAAATATTCTgtaaatttcatctttaattttcatatatatattttttttttatttaaaagaatataattaaaacttaatactGACATCAAAAACATCGCGTAGGTATACACAAAAGAACAAgtatataacattaattattagttatggagaccgcgtcttggcaaacgcagtgtggaacgTCCTCTGGCCCTCTAAACCaacgatctacataagattgtcggtgtaggctggatgaggattgcgaaaaacgcGAACataaggaggcctatgtccagcagtggattgcaatagactgaactgactgactgactgaccatACTGATTGCATCTGTAAAATATTATGAGCTAATCACGAggcttttttgtaaaaaggtaTATACAGCGTTATTATCcctttacattaaaaatatctagactaagctttagattaagaaccatcgaatCATGGGGTTTTGGGGGGTGAAGGGCGGAGGGTGGAGGGGGAGTTACACTAGGTAACACTGCCACCCTTCGGAAACCAATGTTTATGGAGATATTATAGAGATatccaaaaataatttaagattaatatatataataagttaaaattttgaaattagaagaagaatttaaagctattataaaaCTTTCGAGCTCCGCGTCCACCCTGACTccaccttagctccggcgctgcgggaagtgccactcatgctccgttccgcagctttaacaagttattttcgaacaggagcacgtaaaaacgatctcgactgcaagatcaacaaacgttACGACTTACATTACTTATGCTCCGTTCCGTAGCTtttacacgttattttcacatttcgcacgctattttcacatttcacacattattttaacaaacgatacagcCACTGCGGgcagtgcagcccttccgcccttgcgtgcgaaagcacgctcactcatggtccgttccgcagcggaggctgatCGCCGAAGGCCGCGACGTCAGCCGCTCCTCTTCGCATTCGTTCACGTGCTTTTGCACGGGTAGCCAGGGCTGCGTCCCTCCGCGACTCCGGCTTCTAAAGAACACTCTAGGgataggacagaccaagaccacgcgGATAGTAGGgggctccgattcggttttgggataaagaattgtttttaatatatataaatagtttattgaaataaaaactaaagttgtagctctgaaaagagaaatttattttttaagtacagTGGTACCGGGAGTAGCGCCTTCCCCCCAAAATCCCTTAattcgatggttcttaatctaaagctttaccgttAATCAactcaaataatttaaatagtataaaattattttgaagtcTAATCTATTGGGtcatataactttatttttaaatttcatactcctccttTGGGTAATTTTCGTCAAAAGGtgtatacaaagtttttgcttcacgtattaatatatagattcttAGTGTGCTCAGTAAATTGACCATTTTATTCTTCctctatttcatatttattacagAATAGTTAGACGCCATCAGCAGTATAATGTAATAGATGTTAAACTGATTTGCAAAAACATTCGTCATACATATTTCTACCAACCGATAAGAGGTGCAACACCTTGttgataacaataatttatgttaCTTATAAACCTTATATTTTTctggttaaaaataatgtacttattttataaGCAATCATAATCCAACCTGAACCTCATCTTTGTTTACTTAAGACAATATTTTCCTCACGGCACTTGCCTCTTTCGAGTAaacacataattaaaataactactttaaaataattttgtgtatCCTGTAGTCATTGAAAAGAGAGTTATGATGAAAATGTAATACCGTTACTTTAATTAATACTTactaatacttttaatatattactttaattaactattatataattacttatatgctatatttttttGCCGAAGGCGTGTCTTTTTTGCGttacaattttaagtaatataaaaataattctgaaTATCACTCTTAATGCATTGCGACATTCTCTGTTTATGTCAATATTACTGTTAAATAGTATATAGTTTACTAAATACAAAAACGCGTTTTGTAgaagaaaaatgttttattgatgTTGATCGTCTACAATGGATAGTAATTTTCAGGGTTACTCTTGTGTGGACCTCTGGAACGCTGGTATGAGAGAATCAGGAGTATACTATCTGCAGATTAGGGGTACCACATACTGGTTTTTAAAGGTTTTCTGCGAACAAAACGTTGCTGACGGAGGATGGACGGTAGGTCAAATAACacgatatatacatatattatgacaTGTTTTTTAAGCTTTTCTCTTTGACTTTACTAACAATACTATTTATATCAATGAATGGtgctaaataaaaattttaatgaacatCAAACAGTTGAAACCTACGAATCTTGAACATTACACAAGATATTAGAAtactttaaagtttttaaatacttcatgaaatcttttatatattttattaaaattataggtTATACACCGCCGTGACGATTTTGGGGTCCCGGCTGAAAATTTCAATCGTGATTGGAGCGATTACAAAAATGGTTTTGGTGATCCTAGCAAGGAATTCTGGCTGGGCAATGAAAACATATACATGCTGACTAACAATGATGACTACATGCTCCGCGTAGAACTTGAAGATTTTGATGGTAACAAAAggtaaattaaactaattttaagtaTGCATTTCTATACTGTAAAGCTAaggatattttgaaatttaggtacccttaataaatttaaaatacaatattgcaTATCTCTTATCGTTTGGCGAGATCTTTTCGCGCTTTGCTTCTATCTGTACTGGACTCTCGAAACGCACAATCACTAGAACCGCTTGAATCACTTACTTGGCGTTTTCTTGATTGCGactcttttttttcattattatcgaTGTTCTCCATTTTGAAGGGAGGAATATCACTTTCATTTAAATAGATTATTCACTTTTAAAGACTTGACAATTATACGTGAACAAAACTAGACCGTGTATTTCGTTAAGAAATATGACGCTATAATGAGGTAAAAGTtcttttgcattaaaaaaagCGAACGTCAGCTCCCGCCAAAAACAATTCTAAAGGGCAGCAGCGTCGCCGGAAGAACGAAGGgaggagaaaaaaaaacaaagaaagttAAAGACAGGTGTGGGTGCATGACTCAAGATGGATTCGAAACTGTAAGAAGCAATAAAAcgattattaataacataaagtgTTTTTAGAACATACGTACAGTTTTTGGCGCGTTAAATAATATGACAGAATATACTGGGAGTATTCTTTTCGCGCTTACTTTATAgtagcatgcaatttctaattattccgaaacgtctcaaaaacagttacgttctaagtctttttttttaaacactagtGCTGTAACTAATTGATTACTAAATTTCACCAGCTCcattcgattttaatcgtaattaaatattgtgtcgtgatctttactgaaaaaaaaagagcTTGGCGCGCAAAGTCATAAATCaaattttgatttgtttaataaaccgcgataaaatccgaaaaaaattgtttcattataatgattaaagAACGCGTAAACAATAGAaaacagtataaaataaaaacaaattgacCTTTTGGTACTAttgaattatttcaaattacctagaatattaaagtttaagttaattttctgatcaacattttaatcaaatgcactTACATTATataatcaaatcgatcaaatactttatacaaacttgaatcgatttatcgtgagtatcgaATACCGAGTTGTATGGGTTACTTCGCTATTTACGTCCCGACGACATATGTCCAAACGGGCCTCTTATTTTAAGACGACTGACGGCTATAGCGGCGCCATTCttcatttattttgaatttaactaTAGTGAATATTTATTTGGCGAACTAAAACATGGATAAGGATAAGAAGACAGAAACCAGTGATAGTTCAAATGCAAAATAATACGAAGTCgaaaaagttttaaagaaaAGAACTATAAAAGGAAAGGTATTTACTTAAATGGAAAGGTTGTAAAGAAGAAGAGAGTACATGGGAGCGAAAAGAGAACCTGCACTGTGAAGAATTAATTAAGGCATTCGAAAATAGCCGAAAGGAAAACGAGGCTAAAGCAAAGAAACCAAAAGTTTAAAAACCTCATCCTCCTCCCCACCCATCACCCGCTCCCCCCATGACATGACGACAAGGCTAAATTCGGTTTTGAGAAGGGTCTCAAAGCAGAAAGAGAGGTAGAGGAAATTTACAGACCGTACAAAGACGTCCCATGCACGTCTTAACCGATCCTGACGATAGGATCACGGCGCTTAACGCCATACACACCACCACACAAaggacacacacacaccgccccCGCTGGCGAGGGCGAGGTCCCCGCGTTCTGACGGCTCGCACGCACTAGGCGCGCAGCGGACCGTCCGTAAGCCGtctcagcgctccgcatagcgcctcctccactccgacgacgctctaagctgaggtgcgatctcgctaggagacacccttagggcgtGCGTTTTTccccccgagccctcccagagggctccctttcttccttcgcggccggtgtctttagtacccggcccctctcGCCTCTATTGCCTTTTATGAAGAGAGGCTGACGTGGCACACTCCTGCCGAGTCGGAGTGAAGCAGCTGTGATAGAAAAAGACTCATTAAGTGATAGTGTCCGGTGGTTTTATTGAGTGTACGAAGATTTATCTAAGGTTTTGGATGACaacgttattttatttcttgcttTGTCGAGTTTGAGTTCATTGCAATTGTTTGTCATAGATGAAATTTCCAGTTATGATTACATAGTTTTAATAAGTGACtgaaagtatataattttttcctaTGATCTGTCGaactgtttaataaaaataaataacctaatGTAATTAACAGCACAACTAGAAGTTTACTTGTGCTTTCTCCACAGGTACGCACAGTATTCGCACTTCAAGATATATTCAGAAGCGGAAtactataaacttgaaatagaTGGATATGAAGGCAATGCTGGCGATTCGCTAAATGATCCGTGGTATGGATCCAACAACAGTCCTTTCTCTACTTACAACAGGTAAAAATATCACACTTCTATTACCTATTATAAAGCCTTTATCATTCAGCTATAATAAAATGGTGTAAGATCCGACATAAGAAATATGTGTATATCCACatgtgtttaattttgttttatgagGGTATTTATTCCTTATATTCTATCTCATACTAAAACGTTACATCTTGGTTGCATTAACTTAAGAACTTAATGATATCGGAAATTGTCATTTCCGATATCTCGATTTCGTcacctatatatttatatatatgactcaagtaaacttattcatccAGGCCTGCTTACAAAACCTACACTTAAACTACTAtttaactgattttaaaaaaGAGTAGGTTCTCAAGTgaactgtatattttatgtgtgttatctcatgacttcttttaatcgaaatctgatgcttgtaatatggtcatatttaaatttgatcgagacatGATGAGTGATTTTTgagttgtttttaataatacgaCTTTTATGACTTTTCGTCTATAGTTACGAATAATTGTTATACAGCCTTTTTACAACAGATTCCTATTATATTTGACGTCAAGCTGTGATAATTAGACAACGTTATAGTCACACTATTAGCtgcaaataataatagatattagCTGTAAGTGATAATATATTGACGACCACTCTGGCATAATGGTGCGTGTACCGTGTCGGCGGCATCTAAACAACGACGGTGGTTTGTTGGATTCCAACtcagagtggatatttgtgtttatacaaatatttagttcCGGTCTGGGTgttagtccttatgggtctctccACTGTGTCTCAGATAGCAAGTTAAgatgtcggtcccggttgccgGCGATCATTACacattgtagggaatatatccgcggacccgcattggaacagcagGATGAATTAAGCTACGATCCTATCCTATGTGgggaaagagccctatgcccagctgttGGATATTAAATGCTGtaacgtaataataatagatatatttgtatgatgtcatttaatgaaatataagaATTTGAAATGTATCTAACGTTGATGAAATCAAATTGATTTCACTCATCATTATGTATAGATCATACCCAGATATCCCCAGGCACCTTTTCCTCACAACTATTTCTAGAGACCGCTATGCGCTCATTATGCAATTTCCCTAAGGTCTTAAACCACTTAAACATTGCCTAATGCAACATCAGATAACAAATCGAATAGTATAATGTCGTTTAATGTCCTGCCAAATTGAgttatataattacatagtaTTAAGCGGTATCTATATTTAGTATGGACTTTAATGATAAGCGGTCCTGAAAAcgtaataacaatttattcatcattttaatataaagtgaACGCAACGAATTTGGAAATACAAAGTAAGTCGTTAACCATAGGTGACCATAGGTATAGGATAAAGAGGTAGGCAGGTAGAGGTATAGGATAATCATAGGTGTGGTCTGTATCCCCTTAGCCCTGAAATGGCGCATCTTACTATATGATCTTAATGCCTTCCAAATAACCTTCCCAGACCAAAGTAAAATAGTAAGATGGGGGAAAGCAACTGAAAAATTTTGCTATACTTGCGGTGAGGCAGTAGGTACTGCTAGGCACCTTTTGGTAGGTTGCAAGGTGCTGTTGATAGGGGTTATTACTCACGTCAGCATGATAGAGTGCTTGAAATTATACGTGAAGCAGTAAGTCTTTCAGTAGCTAGAGTCCAAAAAGGATTGACCACAAACAAACGACAAATTAACTTTATAAAGGATGGCTCAACAGTCAACTCTAAAAGCAAGCCTTTCTCAATCATAGGTATGGCACCTGATTGGACTATTTTAATAGATACGTATAACAAGCACTATAAAATCCCAGAAGATGTTGGTGTTTCGTCATCCAGACCTGACATATTCCTCTTTAAAGAcacattaaacatataatacCAGTACAGCTCACTGTACCGTTGGAAACCAGCATTCCTATAGaccacacaataaaattaaataaatattacgatcTAACAAACgaacttaacaaaaatggtTATGTGGTTAATTTATACGCGGTAAAAATAGGAGCGAGAGGTATACCAGCAAAATCTCTCTGTAATCTTCTGAAAGACCTTGGCCTGTCGAGAACTGCAGTAAGTTCTATTTTAGAACGAGTGTCTTAAGGCTGCACTAACAGGCTCCTACTAAATTTGGCTAGGCACGGCGagaaactcgagcagtgaaggtgagcgttgatgcgcatctcaaagggggcctccttaaacctacacctaggtcgcaagtcctgggaACTGCTCTAAGTTTCCCCTTCTAccacacgatggacccggcacccgcacggtaaatccatggaatgctaagaagttagtctcccccccccccttttatTCCATCTAAAAAGTAaacagtcagctcagcctactgcagtccactgctggacataggcctccccaagttcgcgccagacatcccagttttccgcaatccccatccagcctacaccggcaatcttacgtagatcgtcggtccaacgggccggaggacgtcccacactgcgtttgctaagacgcggtctccattccaggacccgtctactccaacgaccatcggtcctgcgagacagatgaccagcccactgccatttcaacttgctaattctgtgggctatgtcatttactttcgttctctcgcgcatagtttcatttttaatcctatctttgagagaaaccccaagcatagcccgttccattgcacgttgagcgactttaaacttgtggaccagtcccttcgttagtgtccacgtctcggcttcgtatgttaacacaggcaggactcattgctcgaagacttttgtcttcaagcttTGCGGAATATTCGAaatgaagactcgacgaagtctgTCAAAcaccgcccagcccaaccgaatcctccgaGCGGAAAAGTAAACgcctttttagatttttatttctaacatttttttttatttatttatattataaattataatgaacaTAAAAACGAATTTAATGATTACTCATTTGGATTAGTCTTGTACCGTCTCACCAGTGGGCAAGGGCCTTTATCTGAATAATGAAGAGCTCAATCCACTACGCTGATCACTACGGGTTGACCAATTATTGCCTTACCGCGATTTTCGATATCTATCAGATCACTATAGTAAGAACCGAGACCGATATACTTTACATGATCTCTGAGGCACTATGGTGAGACCCATAAATATAAACATCCCcaccacaaaaaatatttgtacaaatacgagcgggaatcgaaatcGCAAAGGCCGGTGTATAGATAACGCGTACTACTACCTACACCGCACGTAGATACTATTCCTTTAACACTAAAATACCTAAATACACACACTTTTAttcatcaaatttaatttaaatgcatTTATTTGTTTCCAGGGATAACGACAGGTCTTCGTTAAATTGCGCCTCAATGCTGAAGGGCGGCTGGTGGTGGAAATCTTGTGGGCGCGGCCTGAATGGTCTTTACCTGCACGATCCTCAAGATCTGACTGCACGGCAAGGTAaagatttcttttattatattcatttttttttaatatacaagttAATAAGTAGTTAGCTTATCATAAAGGGGGTGATAAAGGGGTGATAGACGTACGAGTAAGTCCGCGAATTTGTGGCTCGACGACCTTTTTCGCTAGTGTGTCACCCTaagtacgcgtactttaaaaccgccgagtaagttcgttggcgatccgacatatgttacctcagagcttttgactgggtggaccgatttccatGATTTCTGTTTTAATCAaaggtccaatttaaatttgattgcgatctaacaagtaattattgagttaattatttatattttattttaataatgcgtatttacttggctgtttttttcgtctacctacgtgttacttgtctatgtaattgaagttggtttttttaaaacacaattatgtttcgcCAGTACCGCGCCAGGACGCGCAACGCTTGtagtgtaggtatttgtaattCTTATTACTTTTGATTGAGAAATTACTCCAAATGAATT includes:
- the LOC123668723 gene encoding angiopoietin-related protein 2 isoform X2, producing MYRWWLVVVLAAGATAAGTRLPRTSQPAPSPAPSSATRLPQRNFTISSRSSVRNREQYIFNVFEVIVSTLETKLQRIENLDKAVEHLMRRVEALDSRVNDNIHKTDAIISKLGNLDFKLFSQLTQSEEENTTEKTNKKTSENKLSNAQILDKKLESLDQKVSDIDSKLVGLKTQIDNNFLPVDDINAEASEKKPINLNVIEIAKSLNTEVINEITKEVDQLRSSMSTVDRKLQFHINLVSENLGKVLYMMADVHTAIVEPESASINVNNIFKNRTVTSTSSPVAKPSKIDTLVNKIIPMMSVSEKMDEVWDVVVGTKSSVDDLVPKSDELLTQTQRQERAIGQIHNDLRVKTNLIIENLDMVEKRLKKQEDDVATLAQRPVPAELLLDPTIDRLVEYAPNRYKVDEPSTDPITTVAYTTPTPVTGNNSDVTYSPSSPSNASASPTSTTITVTPTSTGSSAGPTSPRPTSRKGGIIFPSVKNKPIIGNNTFASEIVANYKDVKGYSCVDLWNAGMRESGVYYLQIRGTTYWFLKVFCEQNVADGGWTVIHRRDDFGVPAENFNRDWSDYKNGFGDPSKEFWLGNENIYMLTNNDDYMLRVELEDFDGNKRYAQYSHFKIYSEAEYYKLEIDGYEGNAGDSLNDPWYGSNNSPFSTYNRDNDRSSLNCASMLKGGWWWKSCGRGLNGLYLHDPQDLTARQGIVWFRWRGWDYTLKRASMMIKPKGLQPNT
- the LOC123668723 gene encoding angiopoietin-related protein 2 isoform X1, which encodes MYRWWLVVVLAAGATAAGTRLPRTSQPAPSPAPSSATRLPQRNFTISSRSSVRNREQYIFNVFEVIVSTLETKLQRIENLDKAVEHLMRRVEALDSRVNDNIHKTDAIISKLGNLDFKLFSQLTQSEEENTTEKTNKKTSENKLSNAQILDKKLESLDQKVSDIDSKLVGLKTQIDNNFLPVDDINAEASEKKPINLNVIEIAKSLNTEVINEITKEVDQLRSSMSTVDRKLQFHINLVSENLGKVLYMMADVHTAIVEPESASINVNNIFKNRTVTSTSSPVAKPSKIDTLVNKIIPMMSVSEKMDEVWDVVVGTKSSVDDLVPKSDELLTQTQRQERAIGQIHNDLRVKTNLIIENLDMVEKRLKKQEDDVATLAQRPVPAELLLDPTIDRLVEYAPNRYKVDEPSTDPITTVAYTTPTPVTGNNSPSSPSNASASPTSTTITVTPTSTGSSAGPTSPRPTSRKGGIIFPSVKNKPIIGNNTFASEIVANYKDVKGYSCVDLWNAGMRESGVYYLQIRGTTYWFLKVFCEQNVADGGWTVIHRRDDFGVPAENFNRDWSDYKNGFGDPSKEFWLGNENIYMLTNNDDYMLRVELEDFDGNKRYAQYSHFKIYSEAEYYKLEIDGYEGNAGDSLNDPWYGSNNSPFSTYNRDNDRSSLNCASMLKGGWWWKSCGRGLNGLYLHDPQDLTARQGIVWFRWRGWDYTLKRASMMIKPKGLQPNT